The following proteins are encoded in a genomic region of Armatimonadota bacterium:
- a CDS encoding HAD hydrolase family protein, which translates to MHSEKIQQIKLIAMDVDGVLTPGDVTYSAFGDEIKSFHIKDGVAIRAAQAVGFHVAVISGRRSAALERRVKELKVENFEPGCRDKSVAIRDLLSRLGLRKEQAAFIGDDLIDIPAFREVGFRIAVGDACEDIKALAEHVTETHGGRGAVREAVEFILRAQGKWAQAVESIVERYQRPVEANAEPDNPAHQ; encoded by the coding sequence CAAACTGATCGCCATGGACGTTGACGGCGTCCTGACCCCCGGTGACGTCACCTATTCCGCCTTCGGCGATGAGATCAAGAGCTTCCACATCAAGGATGGCGTTGCCATCCGGGCCGCACAAGCGGTCGGCTTTCACGTCGCCGTCATAAGCGGCCGCAGGTCCGCCGCGCTCGAACGCCGGGTGAAGGAACTCAAGGTCGAGAACTTCGAGCCGGGGTGTCGCGACAAGTCCGTTGCCATTCGAGATCTGCTCTCCCGCCTCGGACTGCGAAAGGAGCAGGCCGCCTTCATCGGCGACGACCTGATTGACATCCCCGCGTTTCGAGAAGTCGGCTTTCGGATCGCGGTCGGCGATGCCTGCGAGGACATCAAGGCGCTGGCCGAGCACGTCACGGAGACTCACGGTGGGAGAGGCGCCGTCCGCGAGGCAGTCGAGTTCATCCTGAGAGCGCAGGGCAAATGGGCGCAGGCCGTCGAATCCATCGTCGAACGCTATCAGCGACCGGTCGAGGCGAATGCCGAACCTGACAATCCTGCACACCAATGA